The DNA sequence TAAGGTGTGCGGGCATCCGCAAACCTCAGGAGCGACAACATGAACAGCGAAAACCCTTTGTTGCAGGCATTCGACCTGCCCCCTTATTCGACGATTCGCATCGAACACCTCCAGTCGGCGATTGAAACGATCATTGCTGACAATGGCAAAGCACTAGCTCAAATTGTTCACAGTCAAACGACGGATCCCACCTGGGATGGATTGGTTTTGCCCGTCGATGCGCTCGATCAGCGTCTTGACCATGTGAGTCGATCCATTTTTCCACTCAGTTTCAGAGGCGGTGAATGGGAAGAGGCGTTTGGTATCTGTTACGGCATGGTGCTTGGTTACCAGGCTGAAACACTACAAAACCAGGATTTGTACGACTGCTATAAAGCGCTCGCAAGCAGCGCTGATGCGGCCGACTTCGACATTGAGCGCAAGCGTCTGCTCCAGCGACGGTTACGCGAATTTCGCTTGGCGGGAAGTGAGCTGACACTCAGCAATAAGCTGCAACTTGCAAAAACAAACGAAGCGATCAGAACACTCGAAGCGCAGTATCTTGAAAATTTGAACCCCGACAGTACCTGGAGCGAGCTCGTTACCGATGAAATGTATCTGGAAGGTTTGCCAGCGGCCAGCAAAGCGCTAATCGCTACCGATGAGGGTTGGTTGGTCAAACTGGATGAAAATACGTACAACGCAGTAATCCAGTACGCGGACAGACGCGCCCTGCGTGAAGCCGCTTATACCGCATATACAACTCGGGGCAGTGAGAATGGCTCGGTGTTACAGGCAATGCTTCGTCTGCGACATGAAAAAGCCAATCTGTTGGGTTTTTCCAACTACGCAGCGTTGAGCCTGGAAACCAAGGACGCTGAGTCGACCGACGAAGTACTGGCTTTTTTACGTGACCTCGTGAAACAGGGGAAACCGCTGCTCGACCGTGAGGCGGAGCAACTGAAAGACTTCGCCCGCGCGCAGGGCCTGAGCGAATTGCAAGCCTGGGATTATGAGTACTGCGTGCAAAAATACCGGCAAGATCACTATGGGGTTTCTGAAGCAAAACTGCGCGAGTACTTCCCCGTCGAGCATGTTCTTCAACGCCTCATGCAAATTGCCCAAGACCTGTTTGGCGTTACCTTTGTCGAGCAAACGTCATTCGATGGCTGGCATGAGCAGGCACGACTTTATGCCGTTCATGAAAATGGCAAATCCATTGGGTATATAGCGATCGATATTTTTGCGCGCAGCGGCAAGCCCGAAATTTGTTTTGAATTTACGGTGCGCAGTCGGCATATCACATCGGATGGTGAGTTAAAGAAGCCAGTCAATGTGCTGCTGTGTAACTTTGTACCGGCTATAGCCGGCGCGCCGGCGTTGTTGAGTCATTTGGAGCTTCGCAAACTGTTCCACGAGTTCGGGCATTGTCTGGCCCTCTCTTGTGAGTGCTTGGTTTCCATATACTCTCATTACCAATCCGCAGAGAAAGCGCCTGCGCAAATGATCAAGGATTGGCTGGCCTCGCAAAAGGTCCAGTCCGGCCTTGAATTGGCCAAGAATTTGAGAGCGGCCCTTATCGACTTTGAACTGCATGTCGACTCTAATCTGGGACGCGGTATACAAGCAGTATCCGACAAAGTCACCCGCGAAGTCCTCGCCTTGCCGCTTCCGGCGAATGACCGCTTTGCCAATGGTTTCGACTATATAGTGACAGGCTATGAAGCAGGTTATTACGTTTACAAATGGGCAGAAGTGTTTGCCGCCGATACCTTCTCCCGCTTTGAGGAAGACGGCCTGTTCAACCCTGTGACGGGCCAAGCGTTGCGCGACAGCATCTTCGCCTCGAGCGCTTCGCAATCCATGGCGGCGTCATTCCAGGCATTTCGCGGGCGAGCGTTATCCAATCAAGCATTCCTGCGCCAGTCAGGCTGATTGAATAGAACGTAGATCTTTCTGCCCAGCGGACCTAGGCAGCGCCTCGACCTCTCTGTACTGTATATAAAACCAGTACCGAGAGCCTGCGCATGCCCACGCCCCTGCCCCACGCGGTCGCGGCACCGCCACCAATCCGCATAATCGCTTCGCGCCGAACCGTTCGGTGGCCGAGGATGATGGCTGGTACCAGGAAGTGCCGCTGACCCAAGGCACGGAGATCCGGATCGAGACGGCCAAGACCATCATCACCCGCAACAACTCGCCGGACCTGCCCTTCGATCGCTCGATCAACCCCTATCGCGGCTGTGAGCATGGTTGTATCTATTGCTATGCGAGGCCCAGCCACGCCTATTGGGATCTCTCCCCCGGCCTGGATTTCGAGACCAGGCTGATCGCCAAGACCAACGCAGCCGCGCTGCTGGAGCAGCAACTCTCCAAGCCGGGCTATGTCTGTGCGCCCATCAACCTGGGCTCCAACACGGATCCCTACCAGCCCATCGAGCGCGAGCAAAAGCTGACCCGACGCCTGCTCGAGGTGCTGCTGCGCTATCGCCATCCGGTGACTATCGTCACCAAGGGTTCGCTGATCCTGCGCGATCTCGATCTGCTCGTGGAACTTGCACAACAGCGGCTGGTGGCAGTGATGATCAGCCTGACCACGCTGGACGACGAACTCAAGCGCATTCTGGAGCCGCGCGCGGCAGCGCCCAAGGCCCGGCTGCGGGCGATCAGGGTGATGCGCGAGGCCGGTATTCCAGTGGGGGTACTGTGTTCACCGATGATTCCGATGATCAATGACAGCGAACTGGAAAACCTGCTGGGCGAAGCCAAGGGTGCAGGGGCGTTGAGCGCGGCCTACATGATGCTGCGCCTGCCGCTGGAAGTCGCTCCGCTGTTCGAGGAGTGGTTGCAGGCCCATTACCCGCAACGCGCCGCCCATGTGCTTAGCTTGATCAGGCAAAGCCGGGGCGGTGAGTTGTATGACAGCCGCTTTGGTGCGCGCATGCGCGGCGAGGGGGTGTTCGCCGACCTGCTGGCGCAACGGTTTGCGGTGGCGATCAAGCGTCTGGGCATGAATCGGCGTGAGGGCTATCAACTCGATTGCAGCGCGTTTTGCCCGCCTGGAGGGCAGATGTCCTTGCTGTAATTCGGGTGTCATCGCAATGACACGCAATACATGAACCATGGACCCGGTAAAATGGGACTGTTCCTTAACACCGGCAAAGAGGATGAACCATGCACGATAAGGCCCCCTCTCCGACCGCCTCGTCTCCTGAAGCCGAGAGCGCGGAAGAAGCGTTGAAACACATCGTTGACGGCTTTCTGCATTTTCATCACGAAGTCTTCCCCCAGCAGGAAGAGCTGTTCAAGAAGCTGGCTACGGCCCAACGGCCACGGGCGATGTTCATCACCTGCGCCGATTCGCGCATCGTGCCCGAGCTGATCACCCACAGCTCACCCGGCGATCTGTTCGTGACCCGTAACGTGGGCAACGTGGTGCCGCCCTACGGGCAAATGAACGGTGGGGTTTCCACCGCCATCGAATACGCGATCCTGGCGTTGGGCGTGCATCACATCATTGTTTGCGGGCATTCGGACTGTGGCGCCATGCGGGCGGTGCTCAACCCGCAAAGCCTGGAAAAAATGCCGACGGTCAAAGCCTGGCTACGCCATGCCGAGGTGGCCAAGACGGTGGTGCAGGACAATTGACACTGTGCCGATGAAAACGAAAGCATGCAGGTTTTGACCGAAGAAAATGTGATCGCTCAGTTGCAACACTTGCGCACCCACCCTTCGGTAGCATCGCGCATGGCCAGTGGGCAGCTGTTCATTCACGGCTGGATCTACAGCATCGAGACCAGTGAGATCAGAGCCTACGATGCCGAGCAGGATTGCTTTCTGCCCCTGGATGGCATCCATCCGATACCCTGCGCTACACCCAAGGGGCGCTTCTAGCGAGCGCAAATCGGCCCCGTTTTGGGGCCGAGTGCGCAAGGATGGCTTGGGTTATTTGAGATCCAACTCTACACCCAACTGGCGGGACAGGCAGGGCCAGCGCTTCCAGGCGGCTCCTGTGTCGGGGCTACTGAGTTTATCTCGGTAGGCTTCGACCGATTCCAGGGCGAAGCTCTCGTCATCGAGCATGTTCTCCACCGAGTGGTGCACCACTTCATCCAGTTGGTTGGCGAACGCTTCGCCGATCAGCTGGTGGGCGATGAGGTTGGCCACGGTGGTATCCAGCGGGATCAAGGGTTGCTGGAAATGCTTGATATAAAGGTCATTCACTTCTTCGACCAGTCGATGGGCCAGGTAGGCTTCATCGAGCAGGCAATCCAGGCCTACATGTCCGTCCATGATGGTTGGCGGTTGAGTGAAATACGCTTCGGCAATTTTCAGCACCGGTTTGATCTGCGATTCGATACCGGCTTCGCGCGCGACTTCGTTGGCCGCATCCAGAAGGTCGGGAACCTGATCGATATAGGCAGCAACGAAACGCGTCAGGACGTCCTTGGGGTCGCCTTCAAGGAGTTGGATAGTGGGGTGCAAATGGGGTAGTTGTTGCTCAAGCTGCTGCGTCAGTTGGCCGGTTTTGGCCTCATGTTGATGGGCTCGTTGGATCTGCTCGCGCAATGCGGCGGTGTTCATGAAGTCTCCAGGGATAGGACAATTACAAACGGAAGACATAAGGTAGCTCGCTTCAGAAAAAAGCTCAGAACCTTTTTTCATAATCCCGTCATGGTTAGATGGATGGGCTATATCTGAATGCCATCATTGGTGCCCAGCCCATGAGAAACGGGGGCTCAAGCGCAAGGCCTGGGCCTGGCCATTAGTTTTCCGGTATCGCGTTGCGTGGTCCGGGTCGCTGTCTATACTCGGGTTGTTAAGAGCTGGCTGATGACGCCTGACTGCACCCGCAGCAGGGGCTCGGCAGTTGAAGTTTGCAGTCTTGACAGCCGCTCCCTTAGCCGCAGGTGAAAGCCGGCGGGATAAAAAGAACTATAAGGGGAACCCGCAATGATGCGACATCCACATGTCTGGATGGGCCTCCTGTTGTGGTCAATATTCGGTCAGGCGCAAGCCGCCTGGACAGTGAATATGGCGCCGGGGGCGACTGAAGTCAGTAACGCGGTATACGACCTGCACATGATCATTTTCTGGATCTGTGTGGTGATCGGTATCGTGGTCTTCGGTGCCATGTTCTGGTCGATGATTGTCCACCGCCGTTCCACCGGCCAGGTCGCTGCTCGCTTCCATGAAAGCACCACGGTGGAGACCCTCTGGACCATCGTGCCTCTGCTGATCCTGATAGCGATGGCCATTCCGGCGACCAGGACGCTGATCGATATCTATGATGCCAGTGAGTCGGATCTCGATATCCAGGTCACCGGTTATCAATGGAAATGGCATTACAAATACCTGGGCCAGGATGTGGAGTTCTTCAGCAACCTGGCCACTCCCGCCGAGCAGATCAATAACCAGGCCCCGAAAGACGAGCACTACCTGCTCGAAGTGGATCAGCCGCTGGTGATTCCGGTGGGCGCCAAGATCCGCTTTCTGGTGACGGCCGCCGACGTGATCCACTCCTGGTGGGTGCCGGCATTCGCGGTCAAGCGCGACGCCATTCCGGGGTTCGTCAACGAGGCCTGGACCCGTATCGAGAAACCTGGTCTCTACCGCGGCCAATGCACCGAGCTGTGTGGCAAGGACCACGGCTTCATGCCCGTCGTGGTTGAGGTCAAGTCCAGGGCGGACTTCGATACCTGGCTGGCCGAGCGCAAGGCCGAGAGCCTCAAGCTCAAGGAGTTGACCAGCAAGGAATGGACGTTGCAGGAGTTGGTCGAGCGTGGTGACAAGGTATATCACACTGCCTGTGTGGCCTGTCACCAGGCAGAAGGCCAGGGGCTGCCGCCGATGTTCCCGGCCCTCAAGGGTTCGAAAATCGCCACGGGGGCGAAGGAGGACCACCTCAATATCGTCTATCACGGCAAGCCCGGTACCTCCATGGCCGCCTTCGGCAAGCAACTTTCGGAAGTCGACCTGGCTGCGGTCATTACCTACGAGCGCAACGCCTGGGGCAACAACAAGGGCGACATGGTCACGCCAAAAGACGTGCTGGCCCTGAAACAGGCTGAAAGCAAATGAACCGGCCGATCTCGCGTAGCCCACTGCCTTTCAGGAGACAGGACATGAGTGCAGTCATCGATGACCACGGTCATGCCGACCATGAGCATGCTCATGGCCCGGCCAAGGGCCTGATGCGCTGGGTACTGACCACCAACCATAAAGACATCGGCACGATGTACCTGTGGTTCAGCTTCATGATGTTCCTGCTGGGCGGCTCGTTCGCCATGGTCATCCGCGCCGAACTGTTCCAGCCCGGGCTGCAGATCGTGCAGCCGGAGTTCTTCAACCAGATGACCACCATGCACGGCCTGATCATGGTGTTCGGTGCGGTCATGCCGGCGTTCGTCGGCCTGGCCAACTGGATGATCCCGTTAATGGTCGGCGCGCCGGACATGGCCCTGCCGCGCTTGAACAACTTCAGCTTCTGGCTGTTGCCGGCGGCGTTCGGGTTGTTGGTATCGACCATGTTCACCGAAGGGGGGGGGCCGGACTTTGGCTGGACCTTCTATGCACCGCTTTCGACCACCTATGCACCCGAGAGCGTGACCTTCTTCATCTTCGCCATTCACATGATGGGCATCAGTTCGATCATGGGTGCGATCAACGTGATCGTCACCATCCTCAACCTGCGCGCCCCTGGCATGACCCTGATGAAGATGCCGCTGTTCGTCTGGACCTGGCTGATCACCGCTTTCCTGCTGATCGCGGTGATGCCGGTGCTGGCCGGTTGCGTGACCATGATGCTGATGGATATCCATTTCGGCACCAGTTTCTTCAGTGCCGGCGGTGGCGGTGATCCGGTCCTGTTCCAGCATGTGTTCTGGTTCTTCGGGCACCCCGAGGTGTACATCATGATCCTGCCGGCGTTCGGTGCGGTCAGTGCGATCATTCCGGCGTTCTCGCGCAAGCCGCTGTTCGGCTACACCTCGATGGTCTATGCCACGGCCAGTATCGCCTTTCTCTCGTTCATCGTCTGGGCCCACCACATGTTCGTGGTGGGCATTCCAGTCGTGGGCGAGTTGTTCTTCATGTACGCGACCATGCTGATCGCGGTACCGACCGGGGTGAAGGTGTTCAACTGGGTCAGCACCATGTGGCAAGGCTCGTTGACCTTCGAGACGCCGATGCTGTTTGCCGTGGCCTTCGTGATTCTGTTCACCATTGGTGGCTTTTCCGGGCTGATGCTGGCCATCGCCCCGGCGGACTTCCAGTACCACGACACCTACTTCGTGGTTGCGCACTTCCACTACGTACTGGTGCCGGGAGCCATCTTCGGCATTTTCGCCTCAGCCTATTACTGGCTGCCGAAGTGGACCGGGCACATGTATGACGAAACCCTGGGCAAGCTGCATTTCTGGCTCTCGTTCATCGGCATGAACATGGCGTTTTTCCCGATGCACTTCGTCGGGCTGGCCGGGATGCCACGGCGGGTACCGGACTACAACCTGCAATTCGCCGATTTCAACATGGTCTCGTCGATCGGTGCGTTCACGTTCGGAGCGACGCAGATTTTCTTCCTGTTCATCGTTATCAAATGCATTCGTGGCGGTGAGCCGGCGCCGGCCAAGCCCTGGGATGGCGCCGACGGGCTGGAGTGGACGGTACCTTCGCCTGCGCCTTACCACACCTTCACGACTCCGCCGGAGGTGAAATGAATCGCAGCGTGATGCAAGAGGACTGAGCCGATGAGCGAAGCCCCTTCGATCAAGCGCCTGGTCACGCGCCTGCTGATGCTGGCGGTGGTGATGTTCGCCTTCGGCTTTGCCCTGGTGCCGCTCTATGACGTCATGTGCAAGGCCTTCGGCATCAATGGCAAGACGGGTGGGCAATACCAGGGCAGTCAGGTGGCGGACCCGACGCGCAAGGTGCGAGTGCAGTTCCTGTCGACCAATTCCAGCGACATGGTCTGGGATTTCTACTCCAAATCCGATGAGCTGGAGGTTCACCCGGGTGCCGTCAACG is a window from the Pseudomonas sp. LS1212 genome containing:
- a CDS encoding M3 family metallopeptidase encodes the protein MNSENPLLQAFDLPPYSTIRIEHLQSAIETIIADNGKALAQIVHSQTTDPTWDGLVLPVDALDQRLDHVSRSIFPLSFRGGEWEEAFGICYGMVLGYQAETLQNQDLYDCYKALASSADAADFDIERKRLLQRRLREFRLAGSELTLSNKLQLAKTNEAIRTLEAQYLENLNPDSTWSELVTDEMYLEGLPAASKALIATDEGWLVKLDENTYNAVIQYADRRALREAAYTAYTTRGSENGSVLQAMLRLRHEKANLLGFSNYAALSLETKDAESTDEVLAFLRDLVKQGKPLLDREAEQLKDFARAQGLSELQAWDYEYCVQKYRQDHYGVSEAKLREYFPVEHVLQRLMQIAQDLFGVTFVEQTSFDGWHEQARLYAVHENGKSIGYIAIDIFARSGKPEICFEFTVRSRHITSDGELKKPVNVLLCNFVPAIAGAPALLSHLELRKLFHEFGHCLALSCECLVSIYSHYQSAEKAPAQMIKDWLASQKVQSGLELAKNLRAALIDFELHVDSNLGRGIQAVSDKVTREVLALPLPANDRFANGFDYIVTGYEAGYYVYKWAEVFAADTFSRFEEDGLFNPVTGQALRDSIFASSASQSMAASFQAFRGRALSNQAFLRQSG
- the coxB gene encoding cytochrome c oxidase subunit II translates to MMRHPHVWMGLLLWSIFGQAQAAWTVNMAPGATEVSNAVYDLHMIIFWICVVIGIVVFGAMFWSMIVHRRSTGQVAARFHESTTVETLWTIVPLLILIAMAIPATRTLIDIYDASESDLDIQVTGYQWKWHYKYLGQDVEFFSNLATPAEQINNQAPKDEHYLLEVDQPLVIPVGAKIRFLVTAADVIHSWWVPAFAVKRDAIPGFVNEAWTRIEKPGLYRGQCTELCGKDHGFMPVVVEVKSRADFDTWLAERKAESLKLKELTSKEWTLQELVERGDKVYHTACVACHQAEGQGLPPMFPALKGSKIATGAKEDHLNIVYHGKPGTSMAAFGKQLSEVDLAAVITYERNAWGNNKGDMVTPKDVLALKQAESK
- the ctaD gene encoding cytochrome c oxidase subunit I, with the protein product MSAVIDDHGHADHEHAHGPAKGLMRWVLTTNHKDIGTMYLWFSFMMFLLGGSFAMVIRAELFQPGLQIVQPEFFNQMTTMHGLIMVFGAVMPAFVGLANWMIPLMVGAPDMALPRLNNFSFWLLPAAFGLLVSTMFTEGGGPDFGWTFYAPLSTTYAPESVTFFIFAIHMMGISSIMGAINVIVTILNLRAPGMTLMKMPLFVWTWLITAFLLIAVMPVLAGCVTMMLMDIHFGTSFFSAGGGGDPVLFQHVFWFFGHPEVYIMILPAFGAVSAIIPAFSRKPLFGYTSMVYATASIAFLSFIVWAHHMFVVGIPVVGELFFMYATMLIAVPTGVKVFNWVSTMWQGSLTFETPMLFAVAFVILFTIGGFSGLMLAIAPADFQYHDTYFVVAHFHYVLVPGAIFGIFASAYYWLPKWTGHMYDETLGKLHFWLSFIGMNMAFFPMHFVGLAGMPRRVPDYNLQFADFNMVSSIGAFTFGATQIFFLFIVIKCIRGGEPAPAKPWDGADGLEWTVPSPAPYHTFTTPPEVK